A single window of Betaproteobacteria bacterium DNA harbors:
- a CDS encoding NAD-binding protein, giving the protein MSRQRRRIQSRLRRAFHARRRNMSPADSKPRLGFIGAGKMGAPIARRLLDAGNHLIVHDISAAAMRGLQDAGARAAGSPREVAAEAGVVFTCLPNLDAVREVLTGPSGLTQGGALEIVVDMSTTGPEFAETLGNELAQRKVHLLDAPVSGGVQRAGEGKLSVIVSGDEAAFTRVAGLLECVGKVHYMGARSGQAQMMKLVNNLLSQISTAATYEAFVLGAKAGLDPDAMVRVINDSTGANDCTLRKMPRAVLPRTFDYGSNMEITYKDITLCMKEAERLGVTMFLGNMARQLWGYGVNHGGAKRDSSTLITYFEEWAGVQVIGAAARNLK; this is encoded by the coding sequence ATGTCGCGGCAGCGGCGCCGCATTCAATCGCGCCTGCGCCGTGCGTTTCATGCGAGAAGGAGGAACATGAGCCCAGCCGATTCCAAACCCAGGCTCGGATTCATCGGCGCCGGCAAGATGGGCGCACCGATCGCGCGCCGTCTGCTCGATGCCGGCAATCATCTCATCGTCCACGACATCTCGGCCGCCGCGATGCGGGGATTGCAGGATGCGGGCGCCCGTGCGGCCGGTTCGCCGCGCGAGGTCGCCGCCGAAGCGGGTGTCGTCTTCACGTGCCTGCCGAACCTCGACGCGGTGCGCGAAGTGCTCACCGGTCCCAGCGGTCTCACTCAGGGCGGCGCGCTCGAAATCGTGGTCGACATGTCGACCACCGGACCGGAGTTCGCCGAGACGCTCGGCAACGAGCTGGCGCAACGCAAGGTGCATCTGCTCGATGCGCCGGTGAGCGGCGGCGTGCAGCGGGCGGGCGAAGGCAAGCTGTCGGTGATCGTATCCGGCGACGAGGCGGCGTTCACCCGGGTGGCGGGACTGCTCGAATGCGTCGGCAAGGTGCACTACATGGGCGCTCGCTCCGGCCAGGCGCAGATGATGAAGCTCGTGAACAACCTGCTGTCGCAGATCTCGACCGCAGCCACTTACGAAGCCTTCGTCCTCGGCGCGAAAGCCGGTCTCGACCCGGACGCCATGGTACGAGTCATCAACGACAGCACCGGCGCCAACGATTGCACCTTGCGCAAGATGCCGCGTGCCGTGCTGCCGCGCACGTTCGACTACGGCAGCAACATGGAGATCACGTACAAGGACATCACCCTGTGCATGAAGGAGGCCGAACGGCTCGGCGTGACGATGTTCCTCGGCAACATGGCAAGGCAGTTGTGGGGCTACGGCGTGAACCACGGCGGCGCCAAGCGCGATTCGTCCACGCTCATCACCTACTTCGAGGAGTGGGCCGGCGTGCAGGTGATCGGCGCCGCCGCTCGTAACCTCAAGTAA